From the genome of Gracilinanus agilis isolate LMUSP501 chromosome 2, AgileGrace, whole genome shotgun sequence, one region includes:
- the PTCD3 gene encoding pentatricopeptide repeat domain-containing protein 3, mitochondrial yields the protein MAAASSLLFLRAGCCWSLLPATCRRANARRKITGNRVYSGSASLPEAAGADSPGSEEVVIPKRKIWDNVAVLQALASTLQRDPTAAHYTFQDDPFLTPVSSSEARMFLLARDSGKNAARYVINTYPKFFEKDIAEPHIPCLMPEYVEPQLEDRSEAALQERIRLRRVRASVDMFDHLLQEGTSVSLETTNSLLDLLCYYGDQEPPREDQPHQIDESEELEEAQEKLTKKGWRRKAVAQSGITWRTNNNAERIFNLMPEKNAHSYCTMIRGMVKYQACEKAFKTYTDLLNNRLSADVHTFNALIEASASVRDRYEEKWNLILDLLKQMIEQKVKPNLQTFNAILRTLRKMGSFGKIPALQTLCEMKALEIEPSLATYHYILEIFYKVGPSVKISPSQIADILRELKGKKLCAQDLDDDKFFPSAMKVCFMLKDLDLAYQVHGLVRTGDNWKLIGDPFQSLFYYQKFFSLLCLMEQIDVTLKWYKELIPSVCFPHSYLILNLLQALDVGNRLEMIPEIWKDCKEFGLSKWNNVREEILELMAREKHPPEVQEAFANCAADIKSAYENEDGSKLVSEWPSAPMNCITLLLLRGGRTREAWQMLEYFKKQNKIPRTELMNEFMDSAKECHNSAQAVHLVELAHALSLAICEPLTQRVLADFEVSEEQKKALEALSVTTSDSESSDSGSNSSSDSE from the exons AGTTTATTCTGGAAGTGCATCCCTTCCAGAAGCAGCAGGAGCTGATTCTCCGG gTTCTGAAGAAGTGGTCattccaaagagaaaaatttg gGATAATGTTGCAGTTCTTCAAGCTCTTGCCTCTACCCTCCAGAGG GATCCCACAGCTGCCCATTACACATTTCAAGATGATCCTTTCCTCACTCCAGTCTCATCTTCAGAAGCT CGTATGTTTTTATTGGCAAGGGATTCTGGAAAGAATGCCGCAAGATATGTTATTAACACATATCCCAAATTTTTTGAGAAGGACATAGCTGAACCTCATATACCG TGTCTGATGCCCGAGTATGTGGAACCTCAACTTGAGGACAGAAGCGAGGCTGCCCTTCAGGAGCGCATCCGGCTTCGCAGAGTCAGAGCCTCTGTGGACATGTTTGACCATCTCCTTCAAGAAG GGACTTCTGTATCTTTGGAGACAACAAACAGCCTCTTAGATCTGTTGTGTTATTATGGTGATCAAGAGCCCCCCAGAGAAGACCAACCTCATCAAATTGATGAATCAGAAGAATTG GAGGAGGCACAAGAAAAGCTGACAAAGAAGGGGTGGAGACGGAAAGCAGTGGCACAGTCTGGGATTACCTGGAG AACAAACAACAATGCTGAAAGAATTTTCAATCTAATGCCAGAGAAAAATGCACATTCCTATTGCACAATGATCCGAGGAATGGTCAAG TATCAAGCCTGTGAGAAGGCGTTTAAGACGTACACAGATTTACTGAACAACCGGCTCAGCG CTGATGTTCATACGTTCAATGCACTGATTGAAGCATCGGCCTCAGTGAGagatagatatgaagaaaaatggaatctTATATTG GATTTGTTGAAGCAGATGATTGAACAAAAGGTGAAACCAAATCTTCAGACATTTAATGCCATTCTTCGAACCCTTAGGAAAATGGGTTCCTTTGGGAAAATTCCTGCCTTACAGACCCTGTGTGAAATGAAAGCCCTCGAGATAG AACCTTCACTTGCAACATATCACTATATTCTTGAGATATTTTACAAAGTAG GCCCATCTGTCAAAATCTCCCCTAGTCAGATCGCTGATATCTTGAGAGAGCTCAAAGGGAAGAAGTTATGTGCACAGGACCTGGATGATG ACAAGTTTTTTCCATCCGCTATGAAGGTG TGCTTCATGCTGAAAGACCTTGACCTTGCCTACCAAGTCCATGGCCTTGTAAGGACAGGCGACAATTGGAAGCTGATTGGGGATCCCTTTCAAAGTCTCTTCTATTA TCAGAAGTTCTTCAGCTTGTTGTGCCTCATGGAGCAAATTGATGTCACTCTGAAGTGGTACAAGGAGCTGATTCCTTCT GTCTGCTTTCCCCACTCCTACCTCATTCTGAATCTTCTCCAGGCCCTGGATGTGGGGAATCGATTAGAGATGATCCCTGAGATCTGGAAGG ATTGCAAAGAATTTGGTCTGAGTAAATGGAATAATGTGAGGGAGGAGATCCTGGAGCTGATGGCCAGAGAGAAGCATCCTCCGGAG GTCCAGGAAGCATTTGCCAACTGTGCTGCTGATATTAAATCTGCATACGAAAATGAAGACGGGAGCAAGCTGGTATCAGAGTGGCCCTCTGCCCCCATGAACTGTATCACCCTCCTCCTCCTTCGAGGGGGCAGGACCCGGGAGGCCTG GCAAATGTTGGAGTATTTcaagaagcaaaacaaaatcccCCG AACTGAGCTGATGAATGAATTCATGGACAGTGCAAAGGAATGCCACAATTCTGCCCAGGCTGTACACTTGGTAGAATTGGCCCATGCGTTGAGCTTAGCCATTTGTGAGCCCCTCACCCAGAGGGTGCTGGCTGATTTCGAAGTCTCCGAGGAACAGAA AAAAGCCCTAGAAGCCCTTTCTGTGACAACCAGCGACAGCGAGAGCAGCGACAgcggcagcaacagcagcagcgaCAGCGAGTGA